A window of Bos taurus isolate L1 Dominette 01449 registration number 42190680 breed Hereford chromosome 19, ARS-UCD2.0, whole genome shotgun sequence contains these coding sequences:
- the SLC47A2 gene encoding multidrug and toxin extrusion protein 2 isoform X2: protein MDSPQDTVPQGRRSRCPALRRLVPVGFGAEARTLFVLSGPLFLFQMLNFMVYVVSTVFCGHLGTVELAAVTLSVAFVNVCGVSIGFGLSSACDTLMSQSFGSPNKKHVGIILQRGVLVLLLCCLPCWALFLNTQLILLLCRQDPAVSRLAQEYVQVYIPGLPANFLYSLQAKYLQNQGIVWPQVFSGIVGNCVNGLANYILVSVLGQGVRGSAFANTVSQFSQAVFLLFYIVLKKLHLETWAGWSWECLQDWGPFFRLAIPSMLMLCIEWWAYEIGSFLVVGTSLVVGILLSLLRNKLGHIFTNDEEVVALVNKVLPLYIFFQLFDALCCLYAGVLRGTGRQAFGAVVNAVMYYAIGLPLGVVLTFLVGMGIMGLWLGMLVCVMLATAAFVTYTARMDWKRAAEEAQKHAGLPPLGSTDSMALGPRPGPEKAVVSSVATGSSPGVILTTYLRPGGQPDLHRTPEAVHVLPTPAGRLSAKQLALRRGAALGVAVGSLIVGLILRVLTARP, encoded by the exons ATGGACAGCCCCCAGGACACGGTCCCCCAAGGCCGAAGGAGCCGCTGCCCTGCCCTCCGCAGGCTAGTCCCTGTTGGCTTTGGAGCTGAGGCACGGACACTCTTCGTCCTTTCTGGACCCCTG TTCCTCTTCCAGATGCTGAACTTCATGGTCTACGTCGTGAGCACGGTGTTCTGCGGACACCTGGGCACGGTGGAGCTGGCAGCAGTGACCCTCTCAGTGGCC TTTGTCAACGTCTGTGGAGTTTCCATCGGGTTTGGCTTGTCCTCCGCCTGTGACACCTTGATGTCCCAG AGCTTCGGAAGCCCCAACAAGAAGCACGTGGGCATCATCCTGCAGCGGGGcgtgctggtgctgctgctctgCTGTCTGCCCTGCTGGGCGCTCTTCCTCAACACCCAGCTCATCCTGCTGTTATGCAGGCAGGACCCGGCTGTGTCCAG GCTGGCCCAGGAGTATGTGCAGGTCTACATCCCAGGCCTGCCG GCAAACTTTCTCTACAGCCTGCAGGCCAAGTACTTACAGAATCAG GGCATCGTTTGGCCCCAAGTCTTCAGCGGCATCGTGGGCAACTGTGTCAACGGCCTGGCCAACTATATCCTGGTTTCTGTGCTGGGCCAGGGGGTCAG GGGCTCCGCATTCGCCAACACAGTCTCCCAGTTCTCGCAGGCTGTCTTCCTCCTGTTCTACATCGTGCTGAAGAAGCTGCATCTGGAGACATGGGCAG GCTGGTCCTGGGAGTGCCTGCAGGACTGGGGCCCCTTCTTCCGCTTGGCTATCCCCAGCATGCTGATGCTGTGCATCGAATGGTGGGCCTACGAGATCGGGAGCTTCCTCGTGG TCGGAACCTCGCTGGTTGTGGGCATCCTGTTGAGCCTCCTGAGAAACAAGCTGGGCCACATCTTCACCAATGATGA GGAAGTCGTTGCCCTGGTCAACAAGGTCCTGCCGCTGTACATCTTCTTCCAGCTGTTTGATGCCCTCTGT TGTCTCTACGCTGGGGTCCTGCGTGGGACCGGCAGGCAGGCCTTCGGGGCCGTGGTGAATGCCGTCATGTACTACGCCATCGGCCTCCCGCTGGGTGTCGTGCTGACCTTCCTGGTCGGGATGGGGATCATGG GCCTCTGGCTGGGCATGCTGGTCTGTGTCATGCTGGCCACCGCTGCCTTCGTCACTTACACGGCCCGGATGGACTGGAAGCGGGCTGCAGAGGAG GCACAGAAACATGCAGGACTGCCGCCATTGGGGAGCACTGACAGCATGGCCCTCGGACCCAGGCCCGGGCCTGAGAAAGCGGTTGTGTCTTCAG tggccacaggcagCTCCCCTGGCGTGATCCTGACGACCTACTTGAGGCCCGGGGGCCAGCCGGACCTCCACAGGACTCCAGAAGCAGTCCACGTCCTACCCACCCCTGCCGGCCGGCTGTCAGCCAAGCAGCTGGCTCTCCGCCGGGGGGCTGCTCTGGGGGTGGCAGTGGGCTCGTTGATAGTGGGGCTCATCCTGAGGGTCCTCACCGCCAGGCCCTAG
- the SLC47A2 gene encoding multidrug and toxin extrusion protein 2 isoform X1, with product MDSPQDTVPQGRRSRCPALRRLVPVGFGAEARTLFVLSGPLFLFQMLNFMVYVVSTVFCGHLGTVELAAVTLSVAFVNVCGVSIGFGLSSACDTLMSQSFGSPNKKHVGIILQRGVLVLLLCCLPCWALFLNTQLILLLCRQDPAVSRLAQEYVQVYIPGLPANFLYSLQAKYLQNQVQGPSWSCPLPCPALPSRGGVPGVPVLTSTRVCGELHAPSLCPPGVPPLSETSFPLFQGIVWPQVFSGIVGNCVNGLANYILVSVLGQGVRGSAFANTVSQFSQAVFLLFYIVLKKLHLETWAGWSWECLQDWGPFFRLAIPSMLMLCIEWWAYEIGSFLVGLLSVLDLSAQAVIYEVATVIYMIPMGLSIAVCVRVGTALGAADTVQAKRSAISGTLCTVGTSLVVGILLSLLRNKLGHIFTNDEEVVALVNKVLPLYIFFQLFDALCCLYAGVLRGTGRQAFGAVVNAVMYYAIGLPLGVVLTFLVGMGIMGLWLGMLVCVMLATAAFVTYTARMDWKRAAEEAQKHAGLPPLGSTDSMALGPRPGPEKAVVSSVATGSSPGVILTTYLRPGGQPDLHRTPEAVHVLPTPAGRLSAKQLALRRGAALGVAVGSLIVGLILRVLTARP from the exons ATGGACAGCCCCCAGGACACGGTCCCCCAAGGCCGAAGGAGCCGCTGCCCTGCCCTCCGCAGGCTAGTCCCTGTTGGCTTTGGAGCTGAGGCACGGACACTCTTCGTCCTTTCTGGACCCCTG TTCCTCTTCCAGATGCTGAACTTCATGGTCTACGTCGTGAGCACGGTGTTCTGCGGACACCTGGGCACGGTGGAGCTGGCAGCAGTGACCCTCTCAGTGGCC TTTGTCAACGTCTGTGGAGTTTCCATCGGGTTTGGCTTGTCCTCCGCCTGTGACACCTTGATGTCCCAG AGCTTCGGAAGCCCCAACAAGAAGCACGTGGGCATCATCCTGCAGCGGGGcgtgctggtgctgctgctctgCTGTCTGCCCTGCTGGGCGCTCTTCCTCAACACCCAGCTCATCCTGCTGTTATGCAGGCAGGACCCGGCTGTGTCCAG GCTGGCCCAGGAGTATGTGCAGGTCTACATCCCAGGCCTGCCG GCAAACTTTCTCTACAGCCTGCAGGCCAAGTACTTACAGAATCAGGTACAGGGCCCTAGCTGGAGCTGCCCCCTACCCTGTCCCGCGCTGCCCAGCAGGGGAGGAGTGCCTGGGGTCCCTGTTCTGACCTCCACACGGGTCTGTGGGGAGCTGCATGCCCCCAGCCTGTGCCCCCCCGGTGTCCCCCCACTCAGTGAGACCAGTTTTCCCCTATTTCAGGGCATCGTTTGGCCCCAAGTCTTCAGCGGCATCGTGGGCAACTGTGTCAACGGCCTGGCCAACTATATCCTGGTTTCTGTGCTGGGCCAGGGGGTCAG GGGCTCCGCATTCGCCAACACAGTCTCCCAGTTCTCGCAGGCTGTCTTCCTCCTGTTCTACATCGTGCTGAAGAAGCTGCATCTGGAGACATGGGCAG GCTGGTCCTGGGAGTGCCTGCAGGACTGGGGCCCCTTCTTCCGCTTGGCTATCCCCAGCATGCTGATGCTGTGCATCGAATGGTGGGCCTACGAGATCGGGAGCTTCCTCGTGG GCCTGCTCAGCGTGCTCGACCTCTCTGCCCAAGCGGTCATCTACGAGGTGGCCACCGTCATCTACATG ATCCCCATGGGGCTCAGCATCGCGGTCTGTGTCCGAGTGGGGACAGCCCTGGGAGCCGCAGACACCGTGCAAGCCAAGCGATCAGCCATCTCAGGCACCCTCTGCACAG TCGGAACCTCGCTGGTTGTGGGCATCCTGTTGAGCCTCCTGAGAAACAAGCTGGGCCACATCTTCACCAATGATGA GGAAGTCGTTGCCCTGGTCAACAAGGTCCTGCCGCTGTACATCTTCTTCCAGCTGTTTGATGCCCTCTGT TGTCTCTACGCTGGGGTCCTGCGTGGGACCGGCAGGCAGGCCTTCGGGGCCGTGGTGAATGCCGTCATGTACTACGCCATCGGCCTCCCGCTGGGTGTCGTGCTGACCTTCCTGGTCGGGATGGGGATCATGG GCCTCTGGCTGGGCATGCTGGTCTGTGTCATGCTGGCCACCGCTGCCTTCGTCACTTACACGGCCCGGATGGACTGGAAGCGGGCTGCAGAGGAG GCACAGAAACATGCAGGACTGCCGCCATTGGGGAGCACTGACAGCATGGCCCTCGGACCCAGGCCCGGGCCTGAGAAAGCGGTTGTGTCTTCAG tggccacaggcagCTCCCCTGGCGTGATCCTGACGACCTACTTGAGGCCCGGGGGCCAGCCGGACCTCCACAGGACTCCAGAAGCAGTCCACGTCCTACCCACCCCTGCCGGCCGGCTGTCAGCCAAGCAGCTGGCTCTCCGCCGGGGGGCTGCTCTGGGGGTGGCAGTGGGCTCGTTGATAGTGGGGCTCATCCTGAGGGTCCTCACCGCCAGGCCCTAG
- the SLC47A2 gene encoding multidrug and toxin extrusion protein 2 isoform X3, with translation MDSPQDTVPQGRRSRCPALRRLVPVGFGAEARTLFVLSGPLFLFQMLNFMVYVVSTVFCGHLGTVELAAVTLSVAFVNVCGVSIGFGLSSACDTLMSQSFGSPNKKHVGIILQRGVLVLLLCCLPCWALFLNTQLILLLCRQDPAVSRLAQEYVQVYIPGLPANFLYSLQAKYLQNQGIVWPQVFSGIVGNCVNGLANYILVSVLGQGVRGSAFANTVSQFSQAVFLLFYIVLKKLHLETWAGWSWECLQDWGPFFRLAIPSMLMLCIEWWAYEIGSFLVGLLSVLDLSAQAVIYEVATVIYMIPMGLSIAVCVRVGTALGAADTVQAKRSAISGTLCTVGTSLVVGILLSLLRNKLGHIFTNDEEVVALVNKVLPLYIFFQLFDALCRWSWCCLQYKLHWIARELLAAAAAAAKSLQSCPTLCNPIDSSPPGSPVPGILQGRTLEWVAISFSGS, from the exons ATGGACAGCCCCCAGGACACGGTCCCCCAAGGCCGAAGGAGCCGCTGCCCTGCCCTCCGCAGGCTAGTCCCTGTTGGCTTTGGAGCTGAGGCACGGACACTCTTCGTCCTTTCTGGACCCCTG TTCCTCTTCCAGATGCTGAACTTCATGGTCTACGTCGTGAGCACGGTGTTCTGCGGACACCTGGGCACGGTGGAGCTGGCAGCAGTGACCCTCTCAGTGGCC TTTGTCAACGTCTGTGGAGTTTCCATCGGGTTTGGCTTGTCCTCCGCCTGTGACACCTTGATGTCCCAG AGCTTCGGAAGCCCCAACAAGAAGCACGTGGGCATCATCCTGCAGCGGGGcgtgctggtgctgctgctctgCTGTCTGCCCTGCTGGGCGCTCTTCCTCAACACCCAGCTCATCCTGCTGTTATGCAGGCAGGACCCGGCTGTGTCCAG GCTGGCCCAGGAGTATGTGCAGGTCTACATCCCAGGCCTGCCG GCAAACTTTCTCTACAGCCTGCAGGCCAAGTACTTACAGAATCAG GGCATCGTTTGGCCCCAAGTCTTCAGCGGCATCGTGGGCAACTGTGTCAACGGCCTGGCCAACTATATCCTGGTTTCTGTGCTGGGCCAGGGGGTCAG GGGCTCCGCATTCGCCAACACAGTCTCCCAGTTCTCGCAGGCTGTCTTCCTCCTGTTCTACATCGTGCTGAAGAAGCTGCATCTGGAGACATGGGCAG GCTGGTCCTGGGAGTGCCTGCAGGACTGGGGCCCCTTCTTCCGCTTGGCTATCCCCAGCATGCTGATGCTGTGCATCGAATGGTGGGCCTACGAGATCGGGAGCTTCCTCGTGG GCCTGCTCAGCGTGCTCGACCTCTCTGCCCAAGCGGTCATCTACGAGGTGGCCACCGTCATCTACATG ATCCCCATGGGGCTCAGCATCGCGGTCTGTGTCCGAGTGGGGACAGCCCTGGGAGCCGCAGACACCGTGCAAGCCAAGCGATCAGCCATCTCAGGCACCCTCTGCACAG TCGGAACCTCGCTGGTTGTGGGCATCCTGTTGAGCCTCCTGAGAAACAAGCTGGGCCACATCTTCACCAATGATGA GGAAGTCGTTGCCCTGGTCAACAAGGTCCTGCCGCTGTACATCTTCTTCCAGCTGTTTGATGCCCTCTGT agatggaGCTGGTGCTGCCTGCAGTACAAGCTCCACTGGATTGCCAGAGAACTCcttgccgccgctgctgctgctgctaagtcgcttcagtcatgtccgactctgtgcaaccccatagacagcagcccaccaggctcccccgtccctgggattctccagggaagaacactggagtgggttgccatttccttctccggttcatga
- the SLC47A2 gene encoding multidrug and toxin extrusion protein 2 translates to MDSPQDTVPQGRRSRCPALRRLVPVGFGAEARTLFVLSGPLFLFQMLNFMVYVVSTVFCGHLGTVELAAVTLSVAFVNVCGVSIGFGLSSACDTLMSQSFGSPNKKHVGIILQRGVLVLLLCCLPCWALFLNTQLILLLCRQDPAVSRLAQEYVQVYIPGLPANFLYSLQAKYLQNQGIVWPQVFSGIVGNCVNGLANYILVSVLGQGVRGSAFANTVSQFSQAVFLLFYIVLKKLHLETWAGWSWECLQDWGPFFRLAIPSMLMLCIEWWAYEIGSFLVGLLSVLDLSAQAVIYEVATVIYMIPMGLSIAVCVRVGTALGAADTVQAKRSAISGTLCTVGTSLVVGILLSLLRNKLGHIFTNDEEVVALVNKVLPLYIFFQLFDALCCLYAGVLRGTGRQAFGAVVNAVMYYAIGLPLGVVLTFLVGMGIMGLWLGMLVCVMLATAAFVTYTARMDWKRAAEEAQKHAGLPPLGSTDSMALGPRPGPEKAVVSSVATGSSPGVILTTYLRPGGQPDLHRTPEAVHVLPTPAGRLSAKQLALRRGAALGVAVGSLIVGLILRVLTARP, encoded by the exons ATGGACAGCCCCCAGGACACGGTCCCCCAAGGCCGAAGGAGCCGCTGCCCTGCCCTCCGCAGGCTAGTCCCTGTTGGCTTTGGAGCTGAGGCACGGACACTCTTCGTCCTTTCTGGACCCCTG TTCCTCTTCCAGATGCTGAACTTCATGGTCTACGTCGTGAGCACGGTGTTCTGCGGACACCTGGGCACGGTGGAGCTGGCAGCAGTGACCCTCTCAGTGGCC TTTGTCAACGTCTGTGGAGTTTCCATCGGGTTTGGCTTGTCCTCCGCCTGTGACACCTTGATGTCCCAG AGCTTCGGAAGCCCCAACAAGAAGCACGTGGGCATCATCCTGCAGCGGGGcgtgctggtgctgctgctctgCTGTCTGCCCTGCTGGGCGCTCTTCCTCAACACCCAGCTCATCCTGCTGTTATGCAGGCAGGACCCGGCTGTGTCCAG GCTGGCCCAGGAGTATGTGCAGGTCTACATCCCAGGCCTGCCG GCAAACTTTCTCTACAGCCTGCAGGCCAAGTACTTACAGAATCAG GGCATCGTTTGGCCCCAAGTCTTCAGCGGCATCGTGGGCAACTGTGTCAACGGCCTGGCCAACTATATCCTGGTTTCTGTGCTGGGCCAGGGGGTCAG GGGCTCCGCATTCGCCAACACAGTCTCCCAGTTCTCGCAGGCTGTCTTCCTCCTGTTCTACATCGTGCTGAAGAAGCTGCATCTGGAGACATGGGCAG GCTGGTCCTGGGAGTGCCTGCAGGACTGGGGCCCCTTCTTCCGCTTGGCTATCCCCAGCATGCTGATGCTGTGCATCGAATGGTGGGCCTACGAGATCGGGAGCTTCCTCGTGG GCCTGCTCAGCGTGCTCGACCTCTCTGCCCAAGCGGTCATCTACGAGGTGGCCACCGTCATCTACATG ATCCCCATGGGGCTCAGCATCGCGGTCTGTGTCCGAGTGGGGACAGCCCTGGGAGCCGCAGACACCGTGCAAGCCAAGCGATCAGCCATCTCAGGCACCCTCTGCACAG TCGGAACCTCGCTGGTTGTGGGCATCCTGTTGAGCCTCCTGAGAAACAAGCTGGGCCACATCTTCACCAATGATGA GGAAGTCGTTGCCCTGGTCAACAAGGTCCTGCCGCTGTACATCTTCTTCCAGCTGTTTGATGCCCTCTGT TGTCTCTACGCTGGGGTCCTGCGTGGGACCGGCAGGCAGGCCTTCGGGGCCGTGGTGAATGCCGTCATGTACTACGCCATCGGCCTCCCGCTGGGTGTCGTGCTGACCTTCCTGGTCGGGATGGGGATCATGG GCCTCTGGCTGGGCATGCTGGTCTGTGTCATGCTGGCCACCGCTGCCTTCGTCACTTACACGGCCCGGATGGACTGGAAGCGGGCTGCAGAGGAG GCACAGAAACATGCAGGACTGCCGCCATTGGGGAGCACTGACAGCATGGCCCTCGGACCCAGGCCCGGGCCTGAGAAAGCGGTTGTGTCTTCAG tggccacaggcagCTCCCCTGGCGTGATCCTGACGACCTACTTGAGGCCCGGGGGCCAGCCGGACCTCCACAGGACTCCAGAAGCAGTCCACGTCCTACCCACCCCTGCCGGCCGGCTGTCAGCCAAGCAGCTGGCTCTCCGCCGGGGGGCTGCTCTGGGGGTGGCAGTGGGCTCGTTGATAGTGGGGCTCATCCTGAGGGTCCTCACCGCCAGGCCCTAG